Proteins from one Chitinophaga oryzae genomic window:
- the bcp gene encoding thioredoxin-dependent thiol peroxidase, producing the protein MVNLKEGDKAPVFKGKDQHGKTVSLTDLKGKRVVLYFYPKDMTPGCTAQACNLRDNYSALTKKGYEVIGVSTDSEQSHLKFIEKYELPFTLLADDDHKIVNQYGVWGEKQMMGRKYDGIHRTTFLINEKGVIDHIIKKPDTKNHTEEILELWSRKEA; encoded by the coding sequence ATGGTAAACTTAAAGGAAGGCGACAAAGCGCCGGTATTCAAAGGCAAAGACCAGCACGGAAAGACCGTATCACTGACGGACCTGAAAGGAAAGCGTGTGGTGCTTTACTTTTATCCGAAAGATATGACGCCCGGTTGCACCGCCCAGGCCTGCAACCTGCGCGACAACTACAGCGCACTGACGAAAAAAGGATATGAAGTGATCGGTGTCAGCACTGACAGCGAACAAAGCCATCTGAAGTTCATCGAAAAATATGAACTGCCTTTTACCCTGCTGGCGGATGATGATCATAAGATCGTGAACCAGTACGGTGTTTGGGGCGAAAAGCAGATGATGGGCCGGAAGTATGATGGCATTCACCGGACCACTTTCCTGATCAATGAGAAAGGGGTGATTGATCATATCATCAAAAAACCGGACACTAAGAATCACACGGAAGAGATACTGGAACTCTGGTCACGCAAAGAAGCGTAA
- the eno gene encoding phosphopyruvate hydratase yields MSTISAIHARQILDSRGNPTIEVDVTTEDGHFGRAAVPSGASTGKHEAVELRDNDKSVYGGKGVLQAIKNVNEIIAEELIGWEVTDQAGIDKLLISLDGTPNKAKLGANATLAVSMAVAKAAAEECNQPLYRYLGGVNAFTLPIPLMNIVNGGAHADNKIDFQEFMIVPIGAATFSEGLRWGVEVFHKLKSVLKGKGYSTNVGDEGGFAPEIQSNEEAIETVLEAIKAAGYTPGEQIAIALDAASSEMYNEETKKYKFYKSSQKEITSDEMVAYWTEWCSKYPIVSIEDGMAEDDWDGWKKLTEAVGSRVQLVGDDLFVTNVKRLKEGIDKHIGNSILIKVNQIGTVTETIDAVNMAHKAGYTSIMSHRSGETEDTTIADLAVALNCGQIKTGSASRTDRMAKYNQLLRIEEELGEVAIYPTNAMSVKK; encoded by the coding sequence ATGAGTACCATTTCAGCAATCCATGCCAGGCAGATCCTCGATAGCCGCGGTAATCCTACAATTGAGGTAGACGTAACCACCGAAGACGGTCATTTCGGCCGTGCTGCCGTTCCTTCCGGCGCTTCTACCGGTAAACACGAAGCCGTAGAACTGCGCGACAACGATAAGAGCGTTTATGGCGGAAAAGGCGTACTGCAAGCTATTAAAAACGTAAACGAAATCATCGCAGAAGAGCTGATCGGCTGGGAAGTGACCGACCAGGCAGGTATTGACAAATTGCTGATTTCCCTGGACGGAACCCCCAATAAAGCCAAACTGGGCGCTAACGCTACCCTGGCGGTGAGCATGGCCGTAGCCAAAGCAGCAGCAGAAGAATGCAACCAACCCCTGTACCGCTACCTCGGCGGCGTAAACGCATTCACCCTGCCTATTCCCCTGATGAACATCGTAAACGGTGGTGCACACGCGGACAATAAAATTGATTTCCAGGAGTTTATGATCGTTCCGATCGGCGCTGCCACTTTCTCCGAAGGTCTCCGCTGGGGCGTGGAAGTGTTCCACAAACTGAAATCCGTACTGAAAGGCAAAGGCTACAGCACCAACGTGGGTGACGAAGGCGGTTTTGCTCCTGAAATCCAGAGCAACGAAGAAGCTATCGAAACTGTACTGGAAGCCATCAAAGCAGCCGGTTACACCCCGGGCGAGCAGATCGCTATTGCCCTGGACGCCGCCAGCAGCGAGATGTACAACGAAGAAACCAAAAAATACAAGTTCTATAAGAGCTCCCAGAAAGAAATCACCAGCGATGAAATGGTGGCTTACTGGACAGAATGGTGCAGCAAATACCCCATCGTTTCCATCGAAGACGGTATGGCTGAAGACGACTGGGACGGCTGGAAAAAACTGACCGAAGCTGTAGGCAGCCGCGTACAGCTGGTAGGCGACGACCTGTTCGTAACCAACGTAAAACGCCTGAAAGAAGGTATCGATAAACACATCGGCAACAGCATCCTGATCAAAGTAAACCAGATCGGTACTGTCACCGAAACTATCGATGCGGTGAACATGGCCCACAAAGCAGGTTACACCTCTATCATGAGCCACCGCTCCGGCGAAACTGAAGATACTACCATCGCTGACCTCGCAGTAGCGCTGAACTGCGGCCAGATCAAAACCGGTTCTGCTTCCCGCACCGACCGTATGGCCAAATACAACCAGCTGCTCCGCATCGAGGAAGAACTGGGTGAAGTAGCGATCTATCCTACTAACGCCATGAGCGTAAAAAAATAA
- a CDS encoding YqjF family protein: MRPFLTASWRNLLMLNFAADANTLRPYLPAHTEPDTFNNIHYISLVGFLFQDTKVKGIGFPGHRTFEEVNLRFYVRYKDQGQWKRGVVFIRELVPKPLITLVANTLYKENYATHRMRHQWAQPDADTLHVQYEWEVAGQMNFLKATAAATPRPLEEGSEAAFITEHYWGYTRLDHRTTGEYEVSHPKWDLHPVIDYDYRCHASRLYGPAFGPILEQAPLSALLANGSPIAVMHGRKLRS, from the coding sequence ATGCGCCCATTCCTGACTGCCAGCTGGCGGAATCTGCTGATGCTCAATTTTGCTGCAGATGCCAACACGCTGCGGCCATACCTCCCGGCTCACACCGAACCGGACACCTTTAACAATATCCATTATATCAGCCTCGTCGGCTTCCTCTTCCAGGACACGAAAGTCAAAGGCATCGGCTTTCCCGGTCACCGCACGTTCGAGGAAGTGAACCTCCGTTTTTACGTCCGCTATAAAGACCAGGGCCAATGGAAGCGCGGCGTAGTGTTTATCCGGGAGCTGGTACCCAAACCGCTGATCACGCTGGTAGCCAATACGCTCTACAAGGAAAACTACGCCACCCACCGGATGCGCCACCAATGGGCGCAGCCGGATGCCGACACCCTCCATGTACAGTACGAATGGGAAGTGGCCGGCCAGATGAATTTCCTGAAAGCCACCGCCGCAGCCACCCCCCGCCCACTTGAGGAAGGCAGCGAAGCTGCTTTTATCACCGAGCATTACTGGGGTTATACCCGGCTGGACCATCGTACTACCGGTGAATATGAAGTAAGCCACCCGAAGTGGGACCTTCATCCGGTGATCGACTACGACTACCGGTGCCATGCTTCCCGGTTGTATGGGCCGGCCTTTGGCCCGATACTCGAACAGGCCCCCTTGTCGGCCCTCCTGGCCAATGGCTCTCCCATCGCAGTGATGCATGGCCGCAAGCTGCGCTCCTGA
- the nth gene encoding endonuclease III, whose protein sequence is MTKKERFAFVISYFEQHAPNAETELIYDNPYQLLVAVILSAQCTDKRVNLTTPAIFERYPDMEALSHATFDELFPLIRSISYPNNKTKHLIGMAQMVMEDFNGEIPDTVAELVKLPGVGRKTANVITSVVHQQPNMAVDTHVFRVAARIGLTTNAKTPLQTELQLLKHIPKEKVYIAHHWLILHGRYICVARNPKCGECGLRPACKYYQQIIKAQ, encoded by the coding sequence ATGACCAAAAAAGAGCGTTTTGCATTCGTTATCAGCTATTTCGAGCAACATGCACCTAATGCCGAAACAGAACTGATTTATGATAATCCTTACCAGCTGCTGGTAGCCGTGATCCTCTCCGCCCAATGTACCGACAAACGGGTGAACCTGACCACTCCCGCCATCTTTGAACGTTACCCGGATATGGAAGCGCTCAGCCACGCCACCTTTGACGAGCTGTTTCCCCTGATCCGCAGTATCAGTTATCCTAACAATAAAACCAAACACCTGATCGGAATGGCTCAGATGGTTATGGAGGACTTCAACGGTGAAATACCGGATACCGTGGCCGAGCTGGTAAAACTGCCCGGCGTGGGGCGTAAAACCGCCAACGTGATCACCTCCGTAGTACACCAGCAACCCAATATGGCCGTGGACACGCACGTATTCAGGGTAGCCGCCCGCATAGGCCTTACCACCAATGCCAAAACGCCCTTGCAGACAGAGCTGCAGCTGCTGAAACACATCCCGAAAGAAAAGGTGTATATCGCCCATCACTGGCTGATCCTGCATGGCCGCTATATCTGCGTGGCCCGGAATCCCAAATGCGGCGAATGTGGCCTGCGGCCGGCATGTAAATACTATCAGCAAATCATAAAAGCACAATAA
- the gldA gene encoding gliding motility-associated ABC transporter ATP-binding subunit GldA gives MSILVSQLSKVYGEQRAVDAVSFELKKGEITGFLGPNGAGKSTTMKMITGFLPPTSGSASVCGYDIVRQSLEVRKRVGYLPESNPLYYDMYVKEFLEFVAGVHQLGKTGAERIRKVIDMTGLLPESRKKIGALSNGYKQRVGLAQALLHDPEVLILDEPTTGLDPNQLADIRQLIKDLGTDKTVILSTHIMQEVEALCGRVIIINKGKIVADDQLANLQQQNAAGGYLQVAFGEPATEAELLQIPGVSRVAALESNTWQLYTSEVDIVRKNLLQFALINNRNILSLQSNSQSLESIFREITKRVEPMGETPAANR, from the coding sequence ATGTCTATCCTGGTATCACAACTGAGTAAGGTCTATGGCGAACAGCGGGCGGTGGACGCTGTTTCCTTCGAACTGAAGAAGGGGGAAATCACCGGTTTCCTGGGCCCTAACGGGGCGGGGAAGTCCACCACGATGAAAATGATCACCGGTTTTCTGCCCCCTACCAGCGGTAGCGCCAGTGTGTGCGGGTATGACATTGTGCGCCAGTCGCTCGAAGTACGCAAACGAGTAGGATACCTTCCGGAATCCAACCCGCTGTACTACGACATGTATGTTAAGGAGTTCCTGGAGTTTGTGGCCGGCGTGCATCAGCTGGGTAAAACCGGTGCTGAGCGTATCCGCAAAGTGATTGACATGACCGGCTTACTGCCGGAGAGCCGCAAAAAGATCGGGGCGTTGTCCAACGGCTATAAACAGCGGGTGGGGCTGGCACAGGCCCTGTTGCACGACCCCGAGGTGCTGATCCTGGATGAGCCTACCACCGGGCTGGACCCTAACCAGCTGGCCGATATCCGGCAGCTGATCAAAGACCTGGGGACCGACAAGACCGTGATCCTGTCTACCCATATTATGCAGGAAGTAGAAGCGCTCTGCGGACGGGTGATCATCATCAACAAAGGGAAAATAGTGGCAGACGACCAGCTGGCCAACCTCCAGCAGCAAAACGCCGCTGGCGGCTACCTGCAGGTGGCTTTCGGCGAGCCTGCCACCGAAGCCGAACTGTTGCAGATACCCGGCGTTTCCCGGGTAGCCGCCCTGGAAAGTAACACCTGGCAGCTGTATACCAGCGAGGTAGACATTGTGCGAAAAAACCTGTTACAATTTGCTTTGATTAATAACCGGAACATCCTTTCTTTGCAGAGCAATTCACAAAGCCTGGAATCTATTTTCCGGGAAATAACAAAGCGTGTGGAACCGATGGGTGAAACGCCCGCTGCTAACCGCTAA
- a CDS encoding FtsB family cell division protein, with protein sequence MSFLKSIKLPRYVKNKFFITTLAFVIWIAFLDKTNLMYQYQFQSEVNKLEDQKEFFIKEIKQTREEQQELLSSPEKLEKFAREKYYMKKDNEDLFIISPAPQQ encoded by the coding sequence ATGTCTTTTCTGAAATCCATAAAACTGCCTCGCTACGTAAAGAACAAGTTCTTTATCACGACCCTTGCGTTCGTTATATGGATCGCCTTCCTGGACAAGACCAACCTCATGTACCAATACCAGTTCCAGTCAGAAGTCAATAAGCTGGAAGACCAGAAAGAGTTCTTCATCAAAGAAATCAAACAAACCCGCGAAGAACAACAGGAGCTGCTGTCCAGCCCTGAGAAACTGGAGAAATTCGCCCGTGAGAAATACTATATGAAAAAAGATAATGAAGACCTGTTCATTATAAGCCCCGCTCCCCAGCAATAA
- a CDS encoding DUF6134 family protein has product MKCLFRVLLCVATVAVFYLPAHAQTTTFEVRIANHAVGTIEAQRKVTGSAKSITIKTRIQTLLAKVNSDILNEYDNNVLTLARSTRVAGKKGEDKETTTRRNGNDYTIILNGARSVIGNTEIAHCVADLYFSEPKQVSRIFSEALGRFLPLRALGSGQYELALPEGKKNIYKYTNGVLTEVEVNHTLGKALFIKTI; this is encoded by the coding sequence ATGAAATGCCTTTTTCGTGTATTATTATGCGTTGCAACGGTAGCTGTATTCTACCTCCCGGCACATGCCCAAACGACCACTTTTGAAGTACGGATCGCCAATCATGCAGTGGGCACTATCGAAGCACAACGTAAAGTAACCGGATCTGCCAAGAGTATCACGATTAAAACACGTATTCAGACACTACTGGCAAAAGTCAACAGCGATATCCTCAATGAGTACGACAACAACGTGCTCACCCTGGCCAGGTCTACCCGCGTGGCAGGGAAAAAAGGAGAAGATAAGGAAACGACAACGCGCCGTAACGGAAACGACTATACGATAATATTGAACGGCGCCCGTTCAGTGATCGGCAACACGGAAATAGCGCATTGCGTAGCCGATCTCTATTTTTCGGAACCTAAACAGGTGTCGCGTATCTTTTCGGAAGCGCTGGGCAGATTCCTGCCCCTCCGCGCACTGGGAAGCGGCCAGTACGAACTGGCACTGCCGGAAGGCAAGAAAAACATCTATAAGTATACCAACGGCGTATTAACGGAGGTAGAGGTTAACCACACTTTAGGGAAAGCACTTTTTATTAAGACAATTTAG
- a CDS encoding SUMF1/EgtB/PvdO family nonheme iron enzyme, whose product MRRLTSLSLLVGTGVMLSMTACNKKDGGGLFGKKKEVSSATGWNYNDQKMGGFSVAKNKNQQTGPGLVFVQGGTFAMGATEQDVMGDWNNIPRRITVSSFYIDESEVANVHYREYLFWLARVYGESFPDVYRNALPDTLVWRSELAYNEPLVEYYFRHPAYNDYPVVGVTWKQATDYCKWRSNRVNEKLLMDKGLLSKADITNQSDDNTFDTKAYSAGLYEGTPGKMSKSTKDQFKNPDGTPRTVQFEDGIMLPNYRLPTEAEWEYAALGYIGQNPGPSKKEGKHGEELIMNKQVYSWGTNTSGLRDIRRGTMQGQFLANFKRGSGDNMGVAGGLNDRASIPGPTRSFYPNTFGIYNMSGNVSEWVLDVYRPLNPIDGEDFNYFRGNKFQTVYQNENKEFEKDSLGHLKMRDVTDEESANRLNYQKGDVINYLDGDSLSQVEYGYGITTLINDKSHVVKGGSWNDRAYWLSPGTRRYMQEDMATNTVGFRCAMDRVGSPEGNKFKTGNLFKKQRQKR is encoded by the coding sequence ATGCGTAGATTAACCTCTTTATCATTGCTCGTAGGTACCGGCGTAATGCTATCCATGACTGCCTGTAACAAGAAGGACGGTGGAGGACTTTTCGGCAAAAAGAAAGAAGTTTCCTCTGCTACCGGCTGGAACTATAACGACCAGAAAATGGGCGGTTTCAGTGTAGCCAAGAATAAAAACCAGCAAACCGGACCGGGTCTTGTGTTTGTACAGGGCGGTACTTTTGCCATGGGTGCCACTGAGCAGGATGTAATGGGCGACTGGAACAACATTCCACGTCGTATTACAGTTTCCTCTTTTTACATCGATGAATCAGAAGTAGCCAACGTACACTATCGCGAATACCTGTTCTGGCTCGCCCGTGTTTATGGAGAGTCTTTCCCGGACGTATACCGCAACGCGCTGCCGGACACCCTGGTATGGCGTAGTGAACTGGCCTATAACGAGCCGCTGGTGGAGTATTACTTCCGCCACCCTGCCTATAACGACTATCCGGTGGTGGGCGTTACCTGGAAACAGGCGACCGACTACTGTAAATGGCGTTCCAACCGTGTCAACGAGAAGCTGCTGATGGACAAAGGCCTGCTTTCCAAAGCAGACATCACCAACCAGTCAGACGACAATACATTTGATACCAAAGCCTACAGCGCCGGCCTGTATGAAGGTACTCCGGGCAAAATGTCCAAAAGCACCAAAGACCAGTTCAAAAACCCGGACGGCACGCCGCGTACTGTCCAGTTTGAAGACGGTATCATGCTGCCGAACTACCGCCTGCCCACAGAAGCAGAATGGGAATACGCCGCACTGGGTTATATCGGCCAGAACCCCGGCCCTTCCAAAAAAGAAGGTAAACACGGGGAAGAGCTGATCATGAACAAACAGGTATATTCCTGGGGCACCAACACCAGTGGTCTGCGCGACATCCGCCGCGGTACCATGCAGGGTCAGTTCCTGGCCAACTTCAAGCGTGGTTCCGGTGATAACATGGGTGTGGCCGGTGGTCTGAACGACCGTGCGTCCATCCCTGGTCCTACCCGCTCCTTCTACCCCAACACTTTCGGCATCTATAATATGTCCGGTAACGTGTCCGAATGGGTACTGGACGTTTACAGGCCACTCAACCCGATCGATGGTGAAGACTTTAACTACTTCCGTGGTAACAAATTCCAGACGGTATACCAGAACGAAAACAAAGAGTTCGAAAAAGACAGCCTGGGCCACCTGAAAATGCGTGATGTGACCGACGAAGAAAGTGCTAACCGCCTCAACTATCAGAAAGGCGACGTGATCAACTACCTCGATGGTGACTCCCTCTCCCAGGTGGAATACGGTTATGGTATCACTACCCTGATCAACGACAAATCACATGTGGTGAAAGGTGGTAGCTGGAACGACCGCGCTTACTGGCTCTCCCCCGGCACACGCCGTTACATGCAGGAAGACATGGCCACCAACACCGTAGGCTTCCGTTGCGCTATGGACCGTGTGGGCAGCCCTGAAGGCAATAAGTTCAAGACAGGTAACCTGTTCAAGAAACAAAGACAGAAGCGCTAG
- a CDS encoding nucleoside permease, translating to MKSAVRVQLSFMMFLEFFIWGAWFVTLGTFVLKNLQDTNANQVSVAFLTQSIGAVIAPFIVGIIADRFISAQVILGAIHLIGAALLWTCSGMTSFDSFYPVLLVYMILYMPTLALVNSISFRQMSDPSKEFSTIRVFGTFGWIIAGLLIGWLNWEKSNTLGLTFKMAAGASLLLGLFSFTLPKTPPAKKGTEISVKEILGLDAIRMLKNRSYLLFFLASIAICIPLAFYYNFTNPFLNEIGMTAAAGKQSLGQMSEFFFMLVMPLFFVRLGVKKMLALGMLAWVLRYVLFAYGNVDSNYWMLIVGIVLHGICYDFFFVTGQIYTDKLAGEEFKSSAQGFVTLATYGVGMLIGFLISGPIVESYKTASGHNWQGVWLIPAGIAAAVLVLFMLLFQDKTEKI from the coding sequence ATGAAATCAGCCGTAAGAGTACAATTGTCCTTCATGATGTTCCTCGAATTCTTTATCTGGGGAGCATGGTTTGTGACACTGGGTACGTTCGTATTAAAAAATCTGCAGGACACCAACGCCAACCAGGTGAGCGTTGCGTTCCTCACCCAATCGATCGGGGCTGTGATTGCACCTTTCATCGTGGGTATCATTGCGGACCGTTTTATTTCCGCCCAGGTGATCCTTGGCGCCATTCACCTGATCGGGGCAGCCCTGTTATGGACCTGTTCCGGTATGACCAGCTTCGACAGCTTTTATCCCGTACTGCTGGTGTACATGATCCTGTACATGCCAACACTGGCGCTGGTAAACTCCATCTCCTTCCGGCAGATGAGCGATCCCAGCAAGGAGTTCTCCACCATCCGCGTATTCGGCACCTTCGGCTGGATCATTGCCGGGCTGCTGATCGGCTGGCTCAACTGGGAGAAATCCAACACCCTCGGCCTCACCTTTAAGATGGCTGCCGGCGCATCACTGCTGCTGGGCCTCTTCAGCTTTACGCTGCCCAAAACGCCACCGGCTAAAAAAGGTACCGAGATCTCTGTAAAAGAAATCCTCGGCCTGGACGCCATCCGGATGCTGAAAAACCGCTCTTACCTGCTGTTTTTCCTGGCTTCCATCGCTATCTGTATCCCGCTGGCGTTCTATTACAACTTCACCAATCCGTTCCTGAATGAAATTGGTATGACTGCCGCCGCCGGTAAACAATCCCTCGGCCAGATGTCCGAATTTTTCTTCATGCTGGTAATGCCGCTCTTCTTTGTCCGCCTGGGCGTGAAAAAGATGCTGGCGCTGGGTATGCTGGCGTGGGTGCTGCGTTATGTGCTGTTTGCCTACGGTAATGTGGATTCCAATTACTGGATGCTGATCGTAGGTATCGTGCTGCATGGTATCTGCTACGACTTCTTCTTTGTTACCGGTCAGATTTACACCGATAAGCTGGCAGGGGAAGAATTCAAAAGCTCTGCGCAGGGTTTCGTTACCCTCGCTACGTACGGTGTAGGCATGCTGATCGGTTTCCTGATCTCCGGTCCTATCGTAGAGTCTTACAAAACCGCCTCCGGTCACAACTGGCAAGGCGTCTGGCTGATCCCTGCCGGTATCGCCGCCGCTGTGCTGGTGCTGTTTATGCTGCTCTTCCAGGACAAAACAGAAAAGATTTGA
- a CDS encoding peptidoglycan DD-metalloendopeptidase family protein → MKRVIGLFCLLPHLLQAQSVPEKNYPKGYFRNPLEIPIELAGNFGELRPNHFHSGMDIKTQQRENMAVHAAADGYVSRIGVSHTGFGNVLYITHPNGYTTVYAHLNAFFPALQAYVKKQQYANESWSSDLSIPANMFPVKKGDFVAWSGNTGGSAGPHLHFEIRNTQTEKPLNPLLFGFNIADTRPPDVYRIAIYDRDKSIYEQQPMILPVKKVGDHYTTAQPIVKVRAHKAGLGINAIDRMNNVPNTYGIYEVFMYNNGVPDIDFQLDDIGYDETRYLNAHIDYKVKKANGPYLQLLFSLPGNELGIYHDLKGEGIINLSDGEVHEVKLLVKDAYGNTSTVKLNLQQSGDEAPEKTCANPMYPDSRNIFENNQVEFYVDERALYDQICFNYQEVAATSPKFYSNIYRLHTPQVPVHDFFDVRLKPTKTIPEYLQPKVVMVREGLGSSNTSATVKEDSWYKGTFRDFGNFHLEIDTAAPKVTPVAVKPGANLSKATKLSFVMSDASGIKDFRGELDGQWVMFSRKGNVLTYTFDEHCPPGNHILVMKVTDVAGNEGSYRLSFKR, encoded by the coding sequence ATGAAGAGAGTCATCGGCTTATTTTGCTTACTACCGCATTTATTACAGGCACAATCCGTTCCCGAAAAGAATTACCCAAAAGGCTATTTCAGAAATCCCCTGGAAATCCCTATAGAACTGGCAGGTAACTTCGGTGAACTCCGACCCAACCACTTCCACTCCGGCATGGATATCAAAACCCAGCAGCGTGAAAACATGGCGGTACATGCCGCGGCAGATGGCTACGTAAGCCGTATCGGCGTTTCGCATACCGGCTTTGGCAACGTGTTGTACATCACCCACCCCAATGGTTATACGACGGTATATGCGCACCTGAACGCCTTTTTCCCGGCTTTGCAGGCGTATGTGAAAAAGCAGCAATACGCCAATGAAAGCTGGTCCAGCGACCTGTCCATCCCGGCAAATATGTTCCCGGTAAAAAAAGGCGACTTTGTAGCCTGGAGCGGCAATACCGGCGGATCTGCCGGCCCGCACCTGCACTTCGAAATCAGGAATACACAGACCGAGAAACCGCTGAACCCACTGCTGTTCGGCTTTAACATCGCAGATACCCGCCCGCCGGATGTTTATCGTATAGCCATCTACGATAGAGACAAAAGCATCTACGAACAACAACCCATGATACTCCCGGTGAAAAAAGTGGGAGACCACTACACCACCGCCCAGCCAATAGTGAAAGTAAGGGCGCACAAAGCGGGACTGGGCATCAACGCCATCGACCGCATGAACAATGTGCCCAATACCTACGGTATCTACGAGGTGTTCATGTACAACAACGGCGTGCCGGATATCGACTTCCAGCTGGATGACATCGGGTACGACGAAACCCGTTACCTGAACGCACATATCGACTATAAAGTGAAAAAGGCCAACGGGCCTTACCTCCAGCTGCTGTTCTCCCTGCCGGGCAACGAACTCGGCATCTACCACGATCTGAAGGGCGAAGGCATCATCAACCTGTCAGACGGCGAGGTACATGAAGTGAAACTGCTGGTAAAAGATGCCTACGGCAATACCTCCACCGTGAAGCTCAACCTGCAGCAGAGCGGAGACGAAGCGCCGGAGAAAACCTGCGCCAATCCCATGTATCCCGACTCCCGCAATATTTTTGAAAATAACCAGGTGGAATTTTATGTAGACGAAAGAGCGCTGTACGACCAGATCTGTTTCAACTACCAGGAAGTGGCCGCCACCTCCCCTAAATTCTATTCCAATATCTACCGGCTGCATACGCCGCAGGTACCGGTACACGATTTCTTCGATGTACGGCTGAAGCCCACGAAAACAATCCCGGAATACCTGCAGCCCAAAGTGGTGATGGTACGGGAAGGACTGGGCAGCAGCAATACCTCCGCCACGGTAAAAGAAGACAGCTGGTACAAAGGGACCTTCCGCGATTTTGGCAACTTCCACCTTGAAATAGATACGGCAGCGCCCAAAGTAACGCCTGTAGCGGTAAAACCCGGCGCCAACCTGTCCAAAGCCACCAAACTTTCTTTCGTGATGAGCGATGCCAGCGGTATCAAAGATTTCCGCGGAGAGCTGGATGGCCAGTGGGTGATGTTTTCCCGCAAAGGCAACGTGCTCACCTACACATTTGATGAACATTGCCCGCCGGGCAACCACATCCTCGTGATGAAAGTGACCGATGTTGCAGGCAATGAAGGCAGCTATCGCCTGTCTTTCAAACGTTGA